One genomic window of Pseudopipra pipra isolate bDixPip1 chromosome 17, bDixPip1.hap1, whole genome shotgun sequence includes the following:
- the LOC135423788 gene encoding rho GTPase-activating protein 39-like isoform X3, giving the protein MAESSDWVEIIEPRSQERMYVNLTTGECGWEPPPNLKVRQSDQKQWWELFDQNNNRFYYYNAITQQTVWHRPQGCDIVPLAQLQAMKRSSQPGRQHRGSTGSDGRSTPVHVALLQEMEKGKWDCAGERRKDPSGRETPTQWQPLPGTKAAMLVKVNSLRQIQSFSNSSLQLQSAPEPNSPKSLPKPAIYAQPQSRSQSPGATKQTGDTKQSMQIKKTENGGFCLVLMNGPTSQTPPRSRTGTPQPASPKYASPAPIYDEPSLESPIYDEPPVDMDTESVAVSGMSPPRSPSNSLKKQLQPTKLLQHPSMQQQQAAKKHARNPSSTEYSPAGREYIKHMVNVDQSARLSHSSPATADASTKLPGQLASKDSFKQSWRILEANVLKNMELHHSRQNSLQTQEYPAGISHQDSGYSTGPSPSLRKRKGRRQGTGQVRPGSVGSSSELTALNDKVIAEMRAVVGRSAACRGSKASLDAESLESGVPAESSKVRFQSDHLKKCISRSSRDDVSASNRSLYRQGLEMREGFPSDAAALQDTIRQKRTFEKIDSLEKNVTSQTSLASSDATRLSSQPGTIELDPKQEGSGQRGGCVGCHFPYNTLRKPISQSSMADWASKNLNMHTQGIFRRRISISNMLSWNGGSIKKPMLITSNRTIKKEACEMFKLVQSYMGDRQTRLDRNHVALVTVTKCWSMQGLRDELYIQLIRQTTDNMCYRSLAWGWELMAISLAFFSPSPKFQSYLEGYIYRHLDSDENIAQRIKELVDLKNKKNSKSRKKRKQNTEDEGLPISTYAKYCYRKLQKVAVTGGKKGLRKPTVEEITHARNAILTPSLFGSSLEEIMLRQQDMYPGNKLPWVQTQLSQQVLALGGEQTEGIFRIPGDIDEVNALKLQVDQWRIPSSLSDPNIPASLLKLWYRELEEPVIPQQFYKECISNYENPDAAVAVVQLLPELNRLVLCYLIHFLQIFAQPSNVGRTKMDVNNLAMVMAPNCLRCQSDDPRVIFENTRKEMSFLRMLIVHLDTSFIKGLV; this is encoded by the exons CTCGGACTGGGTGGAGATCATCGAGCCCCGCTCCCAGGAGCGGATGTATGTCAACCTGACCACCGGGGAGTGCGGCTGGGAGCCCCCCCCCAACCTGAAGGTGCGCCAGTCGGACCAGAAGCAGTGGTGGGAGCTCTTCGACCAGAACAACAACCGCTTCTACTACTACAATGCCATCACGCAGCAGACCGTGTGGCACCGGCCCCAGGGCTGTGACATCgtgcccctggcacagctccaggccatgaagcgcagctcccagcccggccggcAGCACCGCGGCAGCACCGGCAGCGACGGCCGGAGCACCCCTGTCCACGTGGCCCTcctgcaggagatggagaagGGCAAGTGGGACTGTGCgggggagagaaggaaagacCCTTCTGGCAG gGAGACTCCTACCCAGTGGCAGCCTCTGCCAGGCACAAAAGCAGCCATGTTGGTCAAAGTGAACAGTTTGAGGCAGATACAGAGCTTTTCAAACAGTTCACTTCAGCTGCAGAGCGCTCCAGAGCCCAACAGCCCAAAATCTCTTCCAAAACCAGCTATATATGCTCAGCCTCAATCCAGGTCCCAGAGCCCCGGAGCGACAAAGCAAACAGGAGACACAAAGCAGTCTATGCAGATCAAAAAGACGGAGAACGGTGGGTTTTGCCTGGTGCTGATGAATGGCCCAACTTCTCAAACACCTCCCAGGAGCCGGACAGGAACCCCCCAGCCTGCATCCCCCAAGTATGCCTCCCCTGCACCCATATACGATGAGCCATCGCTGGAGTCACCAATTTACGATGAGCCACCAGTCGATATGGACACAGAAAGCGTTGCTGTGAGTGGCATGTCTCCACCGAGGTCACCAAGCAATAGCTTAAAAAAGCAACTGCAACCGACCAAATTATTGCAGCATCCCAGTATGCAACAGCAACAAGCTGCAAAGAAGCATGCAAGAAATCCCTCTTCCACTGAATAcagcccagctggcagggaaTACATAAAACATATGGTCAATGTTGACCAATCTGCCAGACTCTCCCACTCTTCTCCTGCAACAGCTGATGCTTCCACTAAACTGCCTGGTCAGCTTGCTTCAAAGGACAGTTTCAAGCAGTCTTGGAGGATCTTGGAAGCCAACGTCCTCAAGAACATGGAACTCCACCACAGTCGTCAGAACAGCCTGCAGACTCAGGAGTACCCAGCTGGTATAAGCCACCAGGATTCTGGTTATTCGACCGGCCCTTCTCCAAGcttgagaaaaaggaaaggaaggaggcaAGGAACAGGTCAAGTAAGACCtggctctgtgggcagcagcagtgagctCACAGCTCTGAACGATAAAGTGATCGCTGAGATGCGCGCAGTGGTGGGCAGGTCAGCAGCTTGCAGGGGAAGCAAAGCCAGCCTGGATGCTGAGAGCCTGGAGAGTGGTGTcccagcagagagcagcaaggTCAGGTTTCAGTCTGACCACTTGAAAAAATGCATCAGCCGGAGCTCCAGGGACGACGTCTCGGCCAGCAACAGGTCTCTGTACAGGCAGGGCCTGGAGATGAGGGAGGGCTTTCCCAGCgatgcagctgctctgcaggacacaaTAAGGCAGAAGAGGACTTTTGAGAAAATAGATTCTTTAGAAAAGAACGTGACCAGCCAGACAAGCTTAGCTTCATCGGATGCCACACGCCTCTCCTCACAG CCTGGGACCATAGAGCTGGACCCCAAGCAGGAGGGCAGTGGCCAGCGCGGGGGCTGCGTGGGATGCCACTTCCCCTACAACACCCTACGGAAGCCCATCTCCCAGAGCAGCATGGCAGACTGGGCCTCCAAAAACCTGAACATGCACACGCAGGGCATCTTCCGCCGCAGGATCTCCATCTCCAACATGCTGTCCTGGAACGGCGGCTCCATCAAAAAGCCCATGCTCATCACCAGCAACCGCACCATCAAAAAAGAGGCGTGTGAGATGTTCAAGCTGGTGCAGAGCTACATGGGAGACCGCCAGACTCGCCTGGACCGCAACCATGTGGCCCTGGTGACGGTCACCAAGTGCTGGAGCATGCAGGGGCTGCGGGACGAGCTCTACATACAGCTGATCCGGCAGACCACAGACAACATGTGCTACCGGAGCCTGGCGTGGGGCTGGGAACTGATGGCCATCAGTCTGGCCTTTTTCTCCCCGTCACCCAAATTTCAGTCTTACCTGGAAGGTTACATTTATCGCCACCTCGACAGTGATGAAAACA TTGCCCAGCGCATCAAGGAGCTTGTGgatctgaaaaacaagaagaactCGAAAtccaggaaaaagaggaaacaaaacacagaggATGAAG GTCTGCCCATTAGCACCTATGCCAAGTACTGCTACCGGAAACTCCAGAAAGTGGCCGTCACTGGAGGCAAAAAG GGCCTCCGCAAACCCACGGTGGAGGAGATCACGCACGCCAGGAACGCCATCCTGACCCCGTCGCTCTTCGGCAGCTCCCTGGAGGAGATCATGCTGCGCCAGCAGGACATGTACCCAGGGAACAAGCTGCCCTGGGTGCAGACACAGCTGTCACAGCAGGTCCTGGCCCTGGGAGGGGAACAGACGGAGGGGATTTTCAG GATACCTGGTGACATAGATGAAGTGAATGCATTGAAATTGCAGGTGGATCAGTGGAGGATCCCGAGCAGTCTGAGTGACCCCAACATCCCAG CCTCTCTCCTCAAGCTCTGGTATcgggagctggaggagcctgTGATTCCCCAGCAGTTCTACAAAGAGTGTATCAGCAACTACGAGAACCCCGATGCTGCCGTGGCCGTGGTGCAGCTTTTGCCAGAGCTCAACAGGCTGGTGCTGTGTTACCTCATTCACTTCCTGCAG ATCTTTGCTCAGCCGTCAAACGTGGGCAGAACAAAAATGGATGTGAATAACCTGGCCATGGTGATGGCCCCCAACTGCCTGCGCTGCCAGTCCGACGACCCCCGCGTCATCTTCGAGAACACGCGCAAGGAAATGTCCTTCCTCCGCATGCTCATCGTGCACTTGGACACGAGCTTCATCAAAGGGCTGGTCTGA
- the LOC135423788 gene encoding rho GTPase-activating protein 39-like isoform X2 — protein MGSKMPVHPSHPRFSSDWVEIIEPRSQERMYVNLTTGECGWEPPPNLKVRQSDQKQWWELFDQNNNRFYYYNAITQQTVWHRPQGCDIVPLAQLQAMKRSSQPGRQHRGSTGSDGRSTPVHVALLQEMEKGKWDCAGERRKDPSGRETPTQWQPLPGTKAAMLVKVNSLRQIQSFSNSSLQLQSAPEPNSPKSLPKPAIYAQPQSRSQSPGATKQTGDTKQSMQIKKTENGGFCLVLMNGPTSQTPPRSRTGTPQPASPKYASPAPIYDEPSLESPIYDEPPVDMDTESVAVSGMSPPRSPSNSLKKQLQPTKLLQHPSMQQQQAAKKHARNPSSTEYSPAGREYIKHMVNVDQSARLSHSSPATADASTKLPGQLASKDSFKQSWRILEANVLKNMELHHSRQNSLQTQEYPAGISHQDSGYSTGPSPSLRKRKGRRQGTGQVRPGSVGSSSELTALNDKVIAEMRAVVGRSAACRGSKASLDAESLESGVPAESSKVRFQSDHLKKCISRSSRDDVSASNRSLYRQGLEMREGFPSDAAALQDTIRQKRTFEKIDSLEKNVTSQTSLASSDATRLSSQPGTIELDPKQEGSGQRGGCVGCHFPYNTLRKPISQSSMADWASKNLNMHTQGIFRRRISISNMLSWNGGSIKKPMLITSNRTIKKEACEMFKLVQSYMGDRQTRLDRNHVALVTVTKCWSMQGLRDELYIQLIRQTTDNMCYRSLAWGWELMAISLAFFSPSPKFQSYLEGYIYRHLDSDENIAQRIKELVDLKNKKNSKSRKKRKQNTEDEGLPISTYAKYCYRKLQKVAVTGGKKGLRKPTVEEITHARNAILTPSLFGSSLEEIMLRQQDMYPGNKLPWVQTQLSQQVLALGGEQTEGIFRIPGDIDEVNALKLQVDQWRIPSSLSDPNIPASLLKLWYRELEEPVIPQQFYKECISNYENPDAAVAVVQLLPELNRLVLCYLIHFLQIFAQPSNVGRTKMDVNNLAMVMAPNCLRCQSDDPRVIFENTRKEMSFLRMLIVHLDTSFIKGLV, from the exons CTCGGACTGGGTGGAGATCATCGAGCCCCGCTCCCAGGAGCGGATGTATGTCAACCTGACCACCGGGGAGTGCGGCTGGGAGCCCCCCCCCAACCTGAAGGTGCGCCAGTCGGACCAGAAGCAGTGGTGGGAGCTCTTCGACCAGAACAACAACCGCTTCTACTACTACAATGCCATCACGCAGCAGACCGTGTGGCACCGGCCCCAGGGCTGTGACATCgtgcccctggcacagctccaggccatgaagcgcagctcccagcccggccggcAGCACCGCGGCAGCACCGGCAGCGACGGCCGGAGCACCCCTGTCCACGTGGCCCTcctgcaggagatggagaagGGCAAGTGGGACTGTGCgggggagagaaggaaagacCCTTCTGGCAG gGAGACTCCTACCCAGTGGCAGCCTCTGCCAGGCACAAAAGCAGCCATGTTGGTCAAAGTGAACAGTTTGAGGCAGATACAGAGCTTTTCAAACAGTTCACTTCAGCTGCAGAGCGCTCCAGAGCCCAACAGCCCAAAATCTCTTCCAAAACCAGCTATATATGCTCAGCCTCAATCCAGGTCCCAGAGCCCCGGAGCGACAAAGCAAACAGGAGACACAAAGCAGTCTATGCAGATCAAAAAGACGGAGAACGGTGGGTTTTGCCTGGTGCTGATGAATGGCCCAACTTCTCAAACACCTCCCAGGAGCCGGACAGGAACCCCCCAGCCTGCATCCCCCAAGTATGCCTCCCCTGCACCCATATACGATGAGCCATCGCTGGAGTCACCAATTTACGATGAGCCACCAGTCGATATGGACACAGAAAGCGTTGCTGTGAGTGGCATGTCTCCACCGAGGTCACCAAGCAATAGCTTAAAAAAGCAACTGCAACCGACCAAATTATTGCAGCATCCCAGTATGCAACAGCAACAAGCTGCAAAGAAGCATGCAAGAAATCCCTCTTCCACTGAATAcagcccagctggcagggaaTACATAAAACATATGGTCAATGTTGACCAATCTGCCAGACTCTCCCACTCTTCTCCTGCAACAGCTGATGCTTCCACTAAACTGCCTGGTCAGCTTGCTTCAAAGGACAGTTTCAAGCAGTCTTGGAGGATCTTGGAAGCCAACGTCCTCAAGAACATGGAACTCCACCACAGTCGTCAGAACAGCCTGCAGACTCAGGAGTACCCAGCTGGTATAAGCCACCAGGATTCTGGTTATTCGACCGGCCCTTCTCCAAGcttgagaaaaaggaaaggaaggaggcaAGGAACAGGTCAAGTAAGACCtggctctgtgggcagcagcagtgagctCACAGCTCTGAACGATAAAGTGATCGCTGAGATGCGCGCAGTGGTGGGCAGGTCAGCAGCTTGCAGGGGAAGCAAAGCCAGCCTGGATGCTGAGAGCCTGGAGAGTGGTGTcccagcagagagcagcaaggTCAGGTTTCAGTCTGACCACTTGAAAAAATGCATCAGCCGGAGCTCCAGGGACGACGTCTCGGCCAGCAACAGGTCTCTGTACAGGCAGGGCCTGGAGATGAGGGAGGGCTTTCCCAGCgatgcagctgctctgcaggacacaaTAAGGCAGAAGAGGACTTTTGAGAAAATAGATTCTTTAGAAAAGAACGTGACCAGCCAGACAAGCTTAGCTTCATCGGATGCCACACGCCTCTCCTCACAG CCTGGGACCATAGAGCTGGACCCCAAGCAGGAGGGCAGTGGCCAGCGCGGGGGCTGCGTGGGATGCCACTTCCCCTACAACACCCTACGGAAGCCCATCTCCCAGAGCAGCATGGCAGACTGGGCCTCCAAAAACCTGAACATGCACACGCAGGGCATCTTCCGCCGCAGGATCTCCATCTCCAACATGCTGTCCTGGAACGGCGGCTCCATCAAAAAGCCCATGCTCATCACCAGCAACCGCACCATCAAAAAAGAGGCGTGTGAGATGTTCAAGCTGGTGCAGAGCTACATGGGAGACCGCCAGACTCGCCTGGACCGCAACCATGTGGCCCTGGTGACGGTCACCAAGTGCTGGAGCATGCAGGGGCTGCGGGACGAGCTCTACATACAGCTGATCCGGCAGACCACAGACAACATGTGCTACCGGAGCCTGGCGTGGGGCTGGGAACTGATGGCCATCAGTCTGGCCTTTTTCTCCCCGTCACCCAAATTTCAGTCTTACCTGGAAGGTTACATTTATCGCCACCTCGACAGTGATGAAAACA TTGCCCAGCGCATCAAGGAGCTTGTGgatctgaaaaacaagaagaactCGAAAtccaggaaaaagaggaaacaaaacacagaggATGAAG GTCTGCCCATTAGCACCTATGCCAAGTACTGCTACCGGAAACTCCAGAAAGTGGCCGTCACTGGAGGCAAAAAG GGCCTCCGCAAACCCACGGTGGAGGAGATCACGCACGCCAGGAACGCCATCCTGACCCCGTCGCTCTTCGGCAGCTCCCTGGAGGAGATCATGCTGCGCCAGCAGGACATGTACCCAGGGAACAAGCTGCCCTGGGTGCAGACACAGCTGTCACAGCAGGTCCTGGCCCTGGGAGGGGAACAGACGGAGGGGATTTTCAG GATACCTGGTGACATAGATGAAGTGAATGCATTGAAATTGCAGGTGGATCAGTGGAGGATCCCGAGCAGTCTGAGTGACCCCAACATCCCAG CCTCTCTCCTCAAGCTCTGGTATcgggagctggaggagcctgTGATTCCCCAGCAGTTCTACAAAGAGTGTATCAGCAACTACGAGAACCCCGATGCTGCCGTGGCCGTGGTGCAGCTTTTGCCAGAGCTCAACAGGCTGGTGCTGTGTTACCTCATTCACTTCCTGCAG ATCTTTGCTCAGCCGTCAAACGTGGGCAGAACAAAAATGGATGTGAATAACCTGGCCATGGTGATGGCCCCCAACTGCCTGCGCTGCCAGTCCGACGACCCCCGCGTCATCTTCGAGAACACGCGCAAGGAAATGTCCTTCCTCCGCATGCTCATCGTGCACTTGGACACGAGCTTCATCAAAGGGCTGGTCTGA
- the LOC135423788 gene encoding rho GTPase-activating protein 39-like isoform X1, with the protein MLQAGSAAFHPRSWRVPSDWVEIIEPRSQERMYVNLTTGECGWEPPPNLKVRQSDQKQWWELFDQNNNRFYYYNAITQQTVWHRPQGCDIVPLAQLQAMKRSSQPGRQHRGSTGSDGRSTPVHVALLQEMEKGKWDCAGERRKDPSGRETPTQWQPLPGTKAAMLVKVNSLRQIQSFSNSSLQLQSAPEPNSPKSLPKPAIYAQPQSRSQSPGATKQTGDTKQSMQIKKTENGGFCLVLMNGPTSQTPPRSRTGTPQPASPKYASPAPIYDEPSLESPIYDEPPVDMDTESVAVSGMSPPRSPSNSLKKQLQPTKLLQHPSMQQQQAAKKHARNPSSTEYSPAGREYIKHMVNVDQSARLSHSSPATADASTKLPGQLASKDSFKQSWRILEANVLKNMELHHSRQNSLQTQEYPAGISHQDSGYSTGPSPSLRKRKGRRQGTGQVRPGSVGSSSELTALNDKVIAEMRAVVGRSAACRGSKASLDAESLESGVPAESSKVRFQSDHLKKCISRSSRDDVSASNRSLYRQGLEMREGFPSDAAALQDTIRQKRTFEKIDSLEKNVTSQTSLASSDATRLSSQPGTIELDPKQEGSGQRGGCVGCHFPYNTLRKPISQSSMADWASKNLNMHTQGIFRRRISISNMLSWNGGSIKKPMLITSNRTIKKEACEMFKLVQSYMGDRQTRLDRNHVALVTVTKCWSMQGLRDELYIQLIRQTTDNMCYRSLAWGWELMAISLAFFSPSPKFQSYLEGYIYRHLDSDENIAQRIKELVDLKNKKNSKSRKKRKQNTEDEGLPISTYAKYCYRKLQKVAVTGGKKGLRKPTVEEITHARNAILTPSLFGSSLEEIMLRQQDMYPGNKLPWVQTQLSQQVLALGGEQTEGIFRIPGDIDEVNALKLQVDQWRIPSSLSDPNIPASLLKLWYRELEEPVIPQQFYKECISNYENPDAAVAVVQLLPELNRLVLCYLIHFLQIFAQPSNVGRTKMDVNNLAMVMAPNCLRCQSDDPRVIFENTRKEMSFLRMLIVHLDTSFIKGLV; encoded by the exons CTCGGACTGGGTGGAGATCATCGAGCCCCGCTCCCAGGAGCGGATGTATGTCAACCTGACCACCGGGGAGTGCGGCTGGGAGCCCCCCCCCAACCTGAAGGTGCGCCAGTCGGACCAGAAGCAGTGGTGGGAGCTCTTCGACCAGAACAACAACCGCTTCTACTACTACAATGCCATCACGCAGCAGACCGTGTGGCACCGGCCCCAGGGCTGTGACATCgtgcccctggcacagctccaggccatgaagcgcagctcccagcccggccggcAGCACCGCGGCAGCACCGGCAGCGACGGCCGGAGCACCCCTGTCCACGTGGCCCTcctgcaggagatggagaagGGCAAGTGGGACTGTGCgggggagagaaggaaagacCCTTCTGGCAG gGAGACTCCTACCCAGTGGCAGCCTCTGCCAGGCACAAAAGCAGCCATGTTGGTCAAAGTGAACAGTTTGAGGCAGATACAGAGCTTTTCAAACAGTTCACTTCAGCTGCAGAGCGCTCCAGAGCCCAACAGCCCAAAATCTCTTCCAAAACCAGCTATATATGCTCAGCCTCAATCCAGGTCCCAGAGCCCCGGAGCGACAAAGCAAACAGGAGACACAAAGCAGTCTATGCAGATCAAAAAGACGGAGAACGGTGGGTTTTGCCTGGTGCTGATGAATGGCCCAACTTCTCAAACACCTCCCAGGAGCCGGACAGGAACCCCCCAGCCTGCATCCCCCAAGTATGCCTCCCCTGCACCCATATACGATGAGCCATCGCTGGAGTCACCAATTTACGATGAGCCACCAGTCGATATGGACACAGAAAGCGTTGCTGTGAGTGGCATGTCTCCACCGAGGTCACCAAGCAATAGCTTAAAAAAGCAACTGCAACCGACCAAATTATTGCAGCATCCCAGTATGCAACAGCAACAAGCTGCAAAGAAGCATGCAAGAAATCCCTCTTCCACTGAATAcagcccagctggcagggaaTACATAAAACATATGGTCAATGTTGACCAATCTGCCAGACTCTCCCACTCTTCTCCTGCAACAGCTGATGCTTCCACTAAACTGCCTGGTCAGCTTGCTTCAAAGGACAGTTTCAAGCAGTCTTGGAGGATCTTGGAAGCCAACGTCCTCAAGAACATGGAACTCCACCACAGTCGTCAGAACAGCCTGCAGACTCAGGAGTACCCAGCTGGTATAAGCCACCAGGATTCTGGTTATTCGACCGGCCCTTCTCCAAGcttgagaaaaaggaaaggaaggaggcaAGGAACAGGTCAAGTAAGACCtggctctgtgggcagcagcagtgagctCACAGCTCTGAACGATAAAGTGATCGCTGAGATGCGCGCAGTGGTGGGCAGGTCAGCAGCTTGCAGGGGAAGCAAAGCCAGCCTGGATGCTGAGAGCCTGGAGAGTGGTGTcccagcagagagcagcaaggTCAGGTTTCAGTCTGACCACTTGAAAAAATGCATCAGCCGGAGCTCCAGGGACGACGTCTCGGCCAGCAACAGGTCTCTGTACAGGCAGGGCCTGGAGATGAGGGAGGGCTTTCCCAGCgatgcagctgctctgcaggacacaaTAAGGCAGAAGAGGACTTTTGAGAAAATAGATTCTTTAGAAAAGAACGTGACCAGCCAGACAAGCTTAGCTTCATCGGATGCCACACGCCTCTCCTCACAG CCTGGGACCATAGAGCTGGACCCCAAGCAGGAGGGCAGTGGCCAGCGCGGGGGCTGCGTGGGATGCCACTTCCCCTACAACACCCTACGGAAGCCCATCTCCCAGAGCAGCATGGCAGACTGGGCCTCCAAAAACCTGAACATGCACACGCAGGGCATCTTCCGCCGCAGGATCTCCATCTCCAACATGCTGTCCTGGAACGGCGGCTCCATCAAAAAGCCCATGCTCATCACCAGCAACCGCACCATCAAAAAAGAGGCGTGTGAGATGTTCAAGCTGGTGCAGAGCTACATGGGAGACCGCCAGACTCGCCTGGACCGCAACCATGTGGCCCTGGTGACGGTCACCAAGTGCTGGAGCATGCAGGGGCTGCGGGACGAGCTCTACATACAGCTGATCCGGCAGACCACAGACAACATGTGCTACCGGAGCCTGGCGTGGGGCTGGGAACTGATGGCCATCAGTCTGGCCTTTTTCTCCCCGTCACCCAAATTTCAGTCTTACCTGGAAGGTTACATTTATCGCCACCTCGACAGTGATGAAAACA TTGCCCAGCGCATCAAGGAGCTTGTGgatctgaaaaacaagaagaactCGAAAtccaggaaaaagaggaaacaaaacacagaggATGAAG GTCTGCCCATTAGCACCTATGCCAAGTACTGCTACCGGAAACTCCAGAAAGTGGCCGTCACTGGAGGCAAAAAG GGCCTCCGCAAACCCACGGTGGAGGAGATCACGCACGCCAGGAACGCCATCCTGACCCCGTCGCTCTTCGGCAGCTCCCTGGAGGAGATCATGCTGCGCCAGCAGGACATGTACCCAGGGAACAAGCTGCCCTGGGTGCAGACACAGCTGTCACAGCAGGTCCTGGCCCTGGGAGGGGAACAGACGGAGGGGATTTTCAG GATACCTGGTGACATAGATGAAGTGAATGCATTGAAATTGCAGGTGGATCAGTGGAGGATCCCGAGCAGTCTGAGTGACCCCAACATCCCAG CCTCTCTCCTCAAGCTCTGGTATcgggagctggaggagcctgTGATTCCCCAGCAGTTCTACAAAGAGTGTATCAGCAACTACGAGAACCCCGATGCTGCCGTGGCCGTGGTGCAGCTTTTGCCAGAGCTCAACAGGCTGGTGCTGTGTTACCTCATTCACTTCCTGCAG ATCTTTGCTCAGCCGTCAAACGTGGGCAGAACAAAAATGGATGTGAATAACCTGGCCATGGTGATGGCCCCCAACTGCCTGCGCTGCCAGTCCGACGACCCCCGCGTCATCTTCGAGAACACGCGCAAGGAAATGTCCTTCCTCCGCATGCTCATCGTGCACTTGGACACGAGCTTCATCAAAGGGCTGGTCTGA